Part of the Ananas comosus cultivar F153 unplaced genomic scaffold, ASM154086v1, whole genome shotgun sequence genome, AGAGGGGCAGCAAGGAAAGAAAGGTACGTGATAAACTTTTGGACATATAGGAGAGCGCCCATGAAGCTCCGCACCTCCGTCATAGTTTTGGGCCTAGGCCACTCCTTGGTGGCCTTGACCTTGTCGGAGTCGATTTGTagctcgccgccgcccaccacgAACCCGAGATACACTAGGCCTTGCTTGCTGTACTTACACTTTATAGGGTTTAAGCGGAGTTCATGTTCCTCGAGCAGCATGAAAACCTTCTTGACATGCCCAGATGCTCCTCCCACGATCGACTGTAGATGAGGATGTCATCGAGGTAGACGATCACGAAGTCATTAGGGAAGGGGTGTAGAATGTCATTCATCAATCGCATAAAAGTGGCTGGTGCATTGCAAAGGCCGAATGGCAAGATGAGCCATTCAAACAGTTCTTGTCGAGTCTTGAATGCGGTCTTCTAGGTGTCATCCTCTTGGATCGGAACCTGATGATAGCTAGACTTCAAGTCTAGTTTGGTGAAGTAGCGAGCATGCTTCAGTTGGTCCAAGAGATCATCAATCCGTGGTAAGGGGTACCATGCACGGTAGTCGATACACATTCGCCACCCGCCGTCTTTCTTTGGCACCAACACAATCGGGGAGCCAAAAGGGGAGCTACTTAGTTTCATAGCACCACTCTCGAGTAACTCAGTCACATGTAGCTTTATCTCACCATTCTCCACTACCGAGTTTCGGCACATGCCGAGATTCGGTAACGAAGCGTCGCTGATCAATTGGATCTCATATTCCACGGCTCACTTTGGTGGCAGTCTTCGTACTTCTTGAAACAGATCTTGATGCTCGCCGATCAGTTTGGCTACATCATCAACTTTTTTCTTGCATGCTAGGCTTAATATGTTGTTGTTTGCCTCCCCAGATATAACTGGTCGAATGACCAGTACGACAAATTTTTTATAGGCATTGATCATCCTCTTGGCCTGGCAAGCGGTTACTAGTTCTATAGTTGTTGATAATGGCTTGGTGGTGAACAAAAATTTTTGCTGAGGACGATGGAAGAAGGTAGCGTCACGATCCCATAGGTAGGGACTGCCGAAGAAGAGGTTGCAAATATTCAACGACATAACCTCGCACAGCATTTCGTCGATGTAGATGCAGGTCACTGCAAACATCACCTTACACTGGCAATCGATCTTCATCTCGTTGTTGCTGTTAATCCACCCGAATGGATATGGGTGTGGTGTGGTGTAGTCGACAAACCCAGCCTTTAAACTAGGTTCTTCGAGATCAGGTTCTTTTGGCTGCCGAGATCGATAATGGCATCGATCACCTTATTTTTTGACTTGAACTCGAAAAGTGAACAACTCTCTCTTATCAGTCAGATTTGATGGGCACAGACTTGTCCCTTTGGCATAGCCATTAGAGACAAGCTAGTGTTCGCTTGATAAATCCGTCCGATTAAGATAGGAGCATCACTTCTCGATCGTTCCGATGTCGTTGTCGTTGTCGTTGTGCGTTTATCACGATCGTTCTTCTTCTTTGGTCTCATTTTTGGATGGAGCTTCCATCATCAATTCTTGACATATCCTGTGACTTTACAATCTAGATGGATGTTCCCCGCGAGATAGTTTATTCTTCCGCTCAATCGCCATGGTTGTTTGGCTTGCCCAGGTGATATCACAAACACCGAAGAGACGAAGCTCATTATTAATGCGCTTCTATAGGCCCACAGTGTATTTACGAAAAACCTGTGGAACGTCGAGGGAGATGCCAATTGCCAAGACTTGGTGCCGGAAGTCAGTCGTGTAGTCCTGCACTGTCTGGTCACGTCTTTGGCACAGGACATGCCAGCGCTTCCAATGCTCTTCTTTATATCCCATAGGGTAGAACTCCCAGCGAATCAGTCGTTTAAACTGACTCCAGATGAACTCCTCGTTGGCGGAAGTTTGGAGAGTGGCCTTCCACCAAGTCGATGCATGACCTAAAAGTTTTAGTTTTACGAAAGTTACCTTTTCCGCGTTGCTATAGTATAGATGTCGAAGTACGTCTCCAGTTGGTCAAGCCAGGCATCCAACTTTTCAGCGTCAACAACACCGTCGAAGTTGAGGATCTCGATCTTGGCCTCAACCTTAAACGATTTCGACCTCCCTTCTACAACCGATGGCGCTATGCTTTCGTCATCGTCGAAGTCGTAGTCGTCTCGCACACCTGAGGTATCCAAAGCAGCGCCTTTCATCGGCATCACATAGGCCTTTGGAGGAGGAGTTCTTGTGAGCGGACTGCTCTTCTCTACTGGTGtgatgccccaacttcccagggggtcacccatcttaggactactcccgtcctagcacgcttaactctcttaacctcttgggtctagccaccacccaaaatgctt contains:
- the LOC109704544 gene encoding uncharacterized protein LOC109704544, with the protein product MCRNSVVENGEIKLHVTELLESGAMKLSSSPFGSPIVLVPKKDGGWRMCIDYRAWYPLPRIDDLLDQLKHARYFTKLDLKSSYHQSIVGGASGHVKKVFMLLEEHELRLNPIKCKYSKQGLVYLGFVVGGGELQIDSDKVKATKEWPRPKTMTEVRSFMGALLYVQKFITYLSFLAAPLHALTKANQKFE